The following is a genomic window from Miscanthus floridulus cultivar M001 chromosome 14, ASM1932011v1, whole genome shotgun sequence.
GGCATATTCCAGCGCGGCACGCCGTGGGCGGACGGGCCGACGATGGTGACGCAGTGCCCCGTGAAGCCGGGCGGCAACTACACGTACCGCTTCAACGTGACGGAGCAGGAGGGGACGCTATGGTGGCACGCCCACATCTCCTTCCTCCGCGCCACCGTGTACGGCGCCCTGGTCCTCCGCCCCCGCGGCGGCGCCGAGGCCTATCCGTTCCCCACCAAGCCCGACAGGGAGGAGACCGTCATCCTCGGCGAGTGGTGGAACGACAACGTCTACTACCTCGAGCAGATGGCGTTCCTCACCGGGTTAACGGCGCGCAACGCCGACGCCTACACCATCAACGGCAAGCCGGGAGACTTGTACAACTGCTCCAACGCGAACCGTACGTACGGCTTGCTAGCTAGCTCATCGATCTGCTTTCTTTTCTTCGGTAAATCAACGTACGGATCGGACGTGCAGAGACGTACAAGTTCCAGGTGCAGAGCAACGAGACGTACCTGCTCCGCATCATCAACGCCGCGCTCAACACGCCGCTCTTCTTCAAGGTGGCCAACCACAGGTTCACCGTGGTGGGTGCGGACGCGGCCTACACCACGCCGTACGAGACCGACGTGGTGGTGATCGCGCCCGGGCAGACCGTGGACGCGCTCATGGTCGCGTCCGCCGCCGTCGGCCGCTACTACATGGCGGCGTCCCCCTACGACAGCGCCATCCCACAGGGGCCGCCTTTCAGTGAGACCACCGCGACTGCCGTAGTCGAGTACGTCGGCTCGGAAGGCGAGGAGACGCCGGTGCTGCCGTCCCGGCCGGAGTACAACGACACGGCCACAGCCTTCCGGTTCCTCTCCAACCTGACGGCGCTGGTGCTCCCGGGCAAGCCCACGGTGCCGCTGTCGGTGGACACCCGCATGTTCGTCACCGTGGGGCTCGGTGTCTCCGACTGCCAGCCGAGGCAGCTGCTGTGCAACCGGAGCACCACCGTGTTCTCCTCGAGCATGAACAACAACTCCTTCGTGCTGCCTGCCCCAGGCGCGGTCTCCATGCTCCAGGCCCACTACAGCGGAGCGACGGCGGGCGTCTACACCCGCGACTTCCCCGACCGGCCGCCGGTCGTCTTCGACTACACCGCCGATGCCAGCGACACCGCCTCGTTGCAGTACACGCCCAAGTCTACCAAGGTGAAGACGCTCAGGTACAACGAGACGGTAGAGATGGTGCTGCAGAACACACGGCTGATCGCCAAGGAGAGCCACCCCATGCACCTCCACGGCTTCAACTTCTTCGTGCTCGCGCAGGGCTTCGGCAACTACGACGAGGCGACGGCGACGCCTCAGTTCAACCTCGTCAACCCGCAGGAGCGCAACACCGTTGCTGTCCCCACGGGCGGATGGGCTGTCATCCGCTTCGTGGCAAACAACCCTGGTATTACCCATATATGCTCCAGCTTTATTTTCCCCTTTTCAAAGAATATCATATATTTGCATCTGTAGGAATGTAGGTAAGACTCAAATTTTGTACTGTCTATTTGCAGGGATGTGGTTCATGCACTGCCACTTTGAAGCCCATCTTGATCTGGGGCTGGGGATGGTGTTTGAGGTACAGGACGGGCCGACGGCGGAAACATCGGTGCCGCCACCTCCAGCAGACCTACCACAGTGCTAAGTGCTAACCATCGTCGACAACCAACCGTGATTGTTTGAATTGACCAATTGCGTGCGGAGATAGATGGATTTGtcaacagaaaaaaaaatcaggAGCTTGGCGTGTGCTATACGATGGGATTTTAACATTGTTGTCTGTTATATATGTTGTGCTACTGGTAGTTGCATACTTGCATAGATATGATTGTTTATGTTTGGTGCATAAATAAATGGCTATGTCAGTGAGTGAGAAGCTCTTGGACAAATGGACCGTATGTTTCAGTAATCACGTTTGATTAAACTCCTATTTATTTACTTTTTATTCGCTTGGGCCTGGCCATATTTCATATAGTCGCACAAAGCACAGTAGAACGTTGTTGGCTATATTTAACTATTCCTAATCTGATCGTATGTTTAATTAGTTTATTTAATAAACTAGGTTCCTGTCCGTGCGTTGATACGGAacagctaaacttttatactaaaaacacatagatcgcacgataagataacaatactataaaattaaataccgATGTTAAAGTGACAATTAATCTAAaaggcaaagttcgtgaaattaacacagtcacggagagctcGATGTCGCATGGCTCACAAATGCTATGCACAAGCTGTCGTATATATAAACTTAAATATAATATTCGAGTAAATATAAACATGTTCTTGAAATATAAATTTAACAAGGAATATATAACTAAAAATCACATGGACCTGTCGGATCAAGCCAACTAAATATATGAACCGTCCGATTGCAAATTGGTTCGGATCTTGTCCGATTAAGCCCCACGCACGGGCAGTCGTGAATCGTACAGAACCTGCTTGTCCCTTGGGCATGCTCCGCCGAAGCTCCGTCTCCTACTGCGGCGCACATCTCCTCCTCTAGTCCTCCTGCTCGTCCCTTCGCCTACCCCGTCTCCCGCACTCCACCCTCACCGCCCGTCACCCAGTGCCCCCAAAACCTAACCATAGCAGGCAGCGCGAGGCGGCGGACGTCAGGCACGGCAGTGAGGAGCAACGCGGGCGGCAGCTGGCAGCAGTGCGCGCATGCTGTGGTGGTGACGGCGCTCACGCAGGATCTCGCGAGGCGGCGGTGCCGACGCCGTCCCTACAAATTATTTAGTATCTGCACTTGTACAAATTATTTAGTATCTGCACTTGTATAATGGACTTAATTCTATAAATAAACAAAGCGCATGAGAAGAGATGAATCACCTTTGCTATGGTTGAGATGGATTCGATGGCGTACTTGTATCAGCTCCAAAAAGGGGAGGTGGCAGAAAATTATTTAGTACTACAAGTAAACAAAGCTCATTCTGAATAAACATAGATATATTTATCACGACAATAGTTGCAGAATGGATCATCATTACAAGTTTAACTAAACCAAAATAAATTATATTGATAACTTGTTGCAATTTATTACTGAACCAAGGGATAATACATACTACTTATGGTATACAAAGGATTGGAAAACACTGATTCAACACTGGAGAACTCGGTTAGCTCCGCATTGGAACTTGTTGAAGCACACGCTTGCTGCTTAATTTAATAGTTTGCTTGCATAGGAATTCCTTGCTTTAACCCTTATCTCTGCTTGCTCTTTGCTTTTATGGTTAGCTCGGCACAAGAATTTGTTGCTTTAGTTGTTAGCTCTGCATCAAGAATTTGTAAATCATTGAACCAAGCATGCAGTCTTGAATAACCTTAATTCAAGTCTCTTGTGAAATTTTACTTAAACTTGGATGGCACTTGACCAAATCTATAAAATATGGAGTGTTGAACGAACAACAAAAGATCAGAAGATCGAACAATCTATCATTTTAGTGTATAGAATATAATCAATATAAAATAAGTAACTTAATTTGTAGAGGCATTTTATGAAATATAGGTAAATGCCCGTGAGTTGCAACGGGAGCATGTGTCTGTTATCTAAAAGATATACTATCATGATGTTGGTAACATCGATATCAATATTATACATATAAGTCTTCATGAAATATATTGTATAGTTAAGAATGTAGTCTCTCAATAGTTCTACGAGGCGAACTTGTTGCTCTATGTGTACTATTGGTTGGCTAA
Proteins encoded in this region:
- the LOC136505316 gene encoding laccase-25-like isoform X2, whose translation is MTIHWHGIFQRGTPWADGPTMVTQCPVKPGGNYTYRFNVTEQEGTLWWHAHISFLRATVYGALVLRPRGGAEAYPFPTKPDREETVILGEWWNDNVYYLEQMAFLTGLTARNADAYTINGKPGDLYNCSNANQTYKFQVQSNETYLLRIINAALNTPLFFKVANHRFTVVGADAAYTTPYETDVVVIAPGQTVDALMVASAAVGRYYMAASPYDSAIPQGPPFSETTATAVVEYVGSEGEETPVLPSRPEYNDTATAFRFLSNLTALVLPGKPTVPLSVDTRMFVTVGLGVSDCQPRQLLCNRSTTVFSSSMNNNSFVLPAPGAVSMLQAHYSGATAGVYTRDFPDRPPVVFDYTADASDTASLQYTPKSTKVKTLRASATTTRRRRRLSSTSSTRRSATPLLSPRADGLSSASWQTTLGCGSCTATLKPILIWGWGWCLRYRTGRRRKHRCRHLQQTYHSAKC
- the LOC136505316 gene encoding laccase-25-like isoform X1, yielding MTIHWHGIFQRGTPWADGPTMVTQCPVKPGGNYTYRFNVTEQEGTLWWHAHISFLRATVYGALVLRPRGGAEAYPFPTKPDREETVILGEWWNDNVYYLEQMAFLTGLTARNADAYTINGKPGDLYNCSNANQTYKFQVQSNETYLLRIINAALNTPLFFKVANHRFTVVGADAAYTTPYETDVVVIAPGQTVDALMVASAAVGRYYMAASPYDSAIPQGPPFSETTATAVVEYVGSEGEETPVLPSRPEYNDTATAFRFLSNLTALVLPGKPTVPLSVDTRMFVTVGLGVSDCQPRQLLCNRSTTVFSSSMNNNSFVLPAPGAVSMLQAHYSGATAGVYTRDFPDRPPVVFDYTADASDTASLQYTPKSTKVKTLRYNETVEMVLQNTRLIAKESHPMHLHGFNFFVLAQGFGNYDEATATPQFNLVNPQERNTVAVPTGGWAVIRFVANNPGMWFMHCHFEAHLDLGLGMVFEVQDGPTAETSVPPPPADLPQC